Proteins from one Arthrobacter sp. Soc17.1.1.1 genomic window:
- a CDS encoding pyridoxal phosphate-dependent aminotransferase: MATYAQSDKLQNVLYDIRGPLLEHAMTMEAQGHRILKLNIGNPAPFGFEAPDAILVDMIRNLPRSQGYSDSRGIFSARTAVVQYYQSRGITSIDVDDVYLGNGVSELITLSMQALLNTGDEILIPTPDYPLWTASVALAGGTPVHYLCDEDDHWWPDLEDMASKITPNTRGIVLINPNNPTGSVYPRPVLEAIVRMAREHGLIIFADEIYEKILYDDAVHINAASVTGDDVLCLTFSGLSKAYRIAGFRSGWMAISGPKRDAANYIEGINLLANMRLCANVPAQHAIQTALGGYQSINDLILPGGRLRQQRDKAAQMLNAIDGVSCEVAQGALYLFPKLDPDVYPIKDDEKFALDLLKQQKILISHGSAFNWVHTDHFRMVTLPSVEVIEDAVGRLADFLSTYKP, translated from the coding sequence ATGGCCACCTACGCGCAGTCGGATAAGCTCCAGAACGTCCTCTACGACATCAGGGGGCCGCTGCTCGAGCACGCCATGACCATGGAGGCCCAGGGCCACCGGATCCTCAAGCTCAACATCGGCAATCCCGCACCCTTCGGCTTCGAGGCACCCGACGCGATCCTCGTGGACATGATCCGCAACCTGCCCAGGTCGCAGGGCTACAGCGACTCGCGGGGCATCTTCTCGGCGCGCACCGCCGTCGTGCAGTACTACCAGAGCCGCGGCATCACCTCGATCGACGTCGACGACGTCTACCTCGGCAACGGCGTGAGCGAGCTCATCACGCTCTCGATGCAGGCCCTGCTCAACACCGGCGACGAGATCCTCATCCCCACGCCGGACTATCCGCTCTGGACGGCGTCCGTTGCGCTCGCCGGCGGTACCCCGGTGCACTATCTGTGCGACGAGGACGACCACTGGTGGCCGGACCTCGAGGACATGGCCTCGAAGATCACCCCGAACACCCGCGGGATCGTCCTCATCAACCCGAACAACCCCACAGGGTCGGTGTACCCGCGCCCGGTCCTCGAGGCGATCGTGCGGATGGCCCGCGAGCACGGGCTCATCATCTTCGCGGACGAGATCTACGAGAAGATCCTGTACGACGACGCCGTGCACATCAACGCGGCCTCCGTCACGGGCGACGACGTCCTCTGCCTCACCTTCAGCGGCCTGTCGAAGGCGTACCGCATCGCGGGGTTCCGCAGCGGCTGGATGGCCATCTCCGGGCCGAAACGGGACGCCGCGAACTACATCGAGGGCATCAACCTCCTGGCGAACATGCGCCTGTGCGCCAACGTCCCTGCGCAGCACGCCATCCAGACCGCCCTCGGCGGCTACCAGAGCATCAACGACCTGATCCTGCCCGGCGGGCGCCTGCGCCAGCAGCGCGACAAGGCCGCCCAGATGCTCAACGCCATCGACGGCGTGAGCTGCGAGGTCGCGCAGGGCGCCCTGTACCTCTTCCCGAAGCTCGACCCGGACGTCTATCCCATCAAGGACGACGAGAAGTTCGCCCTGGACCTCCTGAAGCAGCAGAAGATCCTGATCTCGCACGGCAGCGCCTTCAACTGGGTGCACACCGACCACTTCCGCATGGTCACCCTGCCGAGCGTGGAGGTCATCGAGGACGCCGTCGGGCGACTCGCCGACTTCCTGTCCACGTACAAGCCCTGA
- a CDS encoding N-acetylglucosamine kinase, whose product MSNTPSSSPAAPAAPSVPPAPDVPGKPRPGVGARVTGRQAGGPAAGLVVGLDIGGSKTHGALWRDGTLVAEARAGSANVQNVTPDAAAQSLRELFGELLTAGRAGQSGAVRHVVAGSGGVDTGADADRLRALIAPHAPGATIDVVHDTRLILAAGGARAGIAVIVGTGSVAWGVTEDGRQARSGGWGYLLGDEGSGYWVAREAVRRALHRHDVGLPADALDTAVLALNDVTTPTELIGLFHSSAGRTYWAAQSRAVFDAARDGHDDAADILDRAAVALTRLVLDVASVIGVPGPVVLGGGLAMHQPDLQVRLRTLLAAEDITRIVFLEQDPVMGVRFLMGQ is encoded by the coding sequence ATGTCGAACACCCCGTCCAGCAGCCCGGCTGCACCCGCTGCACCCTCCGTGCCCCCCGCACCCGACGTCCCCGGTAAACCCCGGCCAGGGGTCGGCGCCCGCGTGACCGGCAGACAGGCCGGAGGGCCGGCCGCAGGACTCGTGGTCGGCCTCGACATCGGCGGGTCCAAGACGCACGGAGCGCTGTGGCGGGACGGGACGCTGGTCGCGGAGGCCCGGGCCGGGAGCGCCAATGTCCAGAACGTCACGCCCGACGCCGCGGCACAGAGCCTCCGCGAGCTCTTCGGCGAGCTCCTGACCGCCGGGCGCGCCGGGCAGTCCGGAGCCGTCCGGCACGTCGTCGCCGGGTCCGGCGGGGTCGACACCGGGGCGGACGCCGACCGTCTCCGTGCCCTGATCGCACCCCACGCGCCCGGAGCAACGATCGACGTCGTTCACGACACGCGCCTCATCCTCGCCGCCGGGGGAGCGCGCGCGGGCATCGCCGTCATCGTCGGCACCGGCTCGGTGGCCTGGGGTGTCACGGAGGACGGCCGCCAGGCACGCTCGGGGGGCTGGGGCTACCTCCTGGGTGACGAGGGCAGCGGCTACTGGGTGGCCCGCGAGGCGGTCCGGCGGGCCCTGCACCGGCACGACGTCGGGCTTCCCGCCGACGCCCTCGACACCGCCGTGCTGGCGCTCAACGACGTCACCACCCCCACGGAACTGATCGGGCTGTTCCACTCCTCGGCCGGCCGCACCTATTGGGCGGCGCAGTCCCGCGCCGTGTTCGACGCGGCACGGGACGGCCACGACGACGCCGCCGACATCCTCGATCGTGCCGCCGTAGCCCTGACCCGCCTCGTGCTCGACGTCGCCTCCGTGATCGGCGTCCCCGGCCCCGTGGTCCTCGGCGGCGGGCTGGCGATGCACCAGCCCGACCTGCAGGTACGCCTCCGGACGCTGCTCGCAGCCGAGGACATCACCCGGATCGTGTTCCTCGAGCAGGACCCGGTCATGGGGGTCCGCTTCCTCATGGGGCAGTAG
- a CDS encoding PPK2 family polyphosphate kinase produces MRRLLLAGPDFSLASVDPQSTPGFDGGKAEGKAALAAGADALSSLQEKLFAESRAGSEIAVLLVLQGMDTSGKGGIVRHVMGLVDPQGVQHHAFKAPTEEERTHDFLWRIRRQLPGAGLIGVFDRSHYEDVLIHRVRGLSPAADVEQRYGAIQRFEDEVAASGTRVLKVMLHIGKDEQKTRLAERLDRKDKHWKYNPGDVDERAYWDQYQEAYQVAVERTSTPDAPWYVVPANRKWYARLAVQHLLTATLEDMQLSWPRATFDVEAEKRRLAAS; encoded by the coding sequence ATGCGTCGTCTGCTCCTGGCGGGGCCCGACTTCTCCCTCGCGTCCGTCGACCCGCAGTCCACCCCGGGGTTCGACGGCGGTAAGGCGGAGGGCAAGGCGGCGCTCGCCGCGGGCGCGGACGCACTGTCGTCCCTGCAGGAGAAGCTGTTCGCCGAGAGTCGCGCAGGGAGCGAGATCGCCGTGCTGCTCGTCCTGCAGGGGATGGACACCTCGGGCAAGGGCGGGATCGTCCGTCACGTCATGGGGCTGGTGGATCCCCAGGGCGTGCAGCACCACGCCTTCAAGGCGCCCACCGAGGAGGAGCGCACGCACGACTTCCTCTGGCGCATCCGCCGCCAGCTCCCCGGGGCCGGGCTCATCGGGGTGTTCGACCGGTCCCACTACGAGGACGTGCTGATCCACCGCGTGCGTGGCCTGTCACCCGCCGCCGACGTCGAGCAGCGGTACGGGGCGATCCAGCGGTTCGAGGACGAGGTCGCCGCGTCCGGGACCCGCGTGCTCAAGGTCATGCTCCACATCGGCAAGGACGAGCAGAAGACCCGGCTCGCGGAACGCCTCGACCGCAAGGACAAGCACTGGAAGTACAACCCCGGTGACGTCGACGAGCGGGCGTACTGGGACCAGTACCAGGAGGCGTACCAGGTGGCCGTCGAACGGACGAGCACGCCGGACGCCCCCTGGTACGTGGTGCCCGCGAACCGCAAGTGGTACGCGCGGCTCGCCGTGCAGCACCTGCTCACGGCCACGCTGGAGGACATGCAGCTGAGCTGGCCGCGGGCCACGTTCGACGTCGAGGCCGAGAAGCGGCGGCTCGCCGCCAGCTGA
- a CDS encoding ABC transporter substrate-binding protein has product MKNLSARRATRRALMGLAGGLTATLALTACGADSDPQGATESTASAAGGAVVVGSADFPESQIIAEIYAGALTAAGVDATTKPNIGSREIYYSALEDGSIDILPEYGGNLLLFADPAATAASAEDILAALPDALAAKSPDVKLGVLEPSKAEDKDALVVTAATAEKYGLESIADLAEVCGEITIGAPSTFQERAYGLPGLKDKYGCEPGGFEAINDGGGDITLQALLNDDVQAADIYTTTPSIEDNDLVVLEDPENNFIAQQVLPLVNTDTVSAEAQEVLNKVSAQLTTEDLLSLNREVSGSEKRNPADAAADWLAEKGLAG; this is encoded by the coding sequence ATGAAGAACCTGTCAGCCCGACGCGCCACGCGGCGCGCCTTGATGGGACTGGCCGGCGGCCTGACGGCCACGCTGGCGTTGACCGCCTGCGGTGCCGACAGCGACCCCCAGGGCGCCACGGAGAGCACCGCGAGCGCCGCCGGCGGGGCCGTCGTCGTCGGTTCTGCGGACTTCCCCGAGAGCCAGATCATCGCCGAGATCTACGCCGGAGCGCTCACCGCGGCCGGCGTCGATGCGACGACGAAGCCCAACATCGGGTCGCGCGAGATCTACTACTCCGCCCTCGAGGACGGATCGATCGACATCCTGCCCGAGTACGGCGGCAATCTGCTGCTGTTCGCCGATCCCGCCGCGACGGCGGCGTCGGCCGAGGACATCCTCGCGGCCCTGCCGGACGCGCTCGCCGCGAAGTCGCCCGACGTGAAGCTCGGCGTGCTCGAGCCCTCCAAGGCCGAGGACAAGGACGCACTGGTCGTCACGGCCGCGACGGCCGAGAAGTACGGCCTCGAGTCCATCGCCGACCTGGCGGAGGTCTGCGGCGAGATCACGATCGGCGCCCCGAGCACCTTCCAGGAGCGCGCGTACGGCCTGCCCGGCCTGAAGGACAAGTACGGCTGCGAGCCCGGCGGCTTCGAGGCGATCAACGACGGCGGCGGGGACATCACCCTGCAGGCGCTGCTGAACGACGACGTCCAGGCGGCGGACATCTACACGACCACGCCGTCGATCGAGGACAACGACCTCGTGGTGCTCGAGGACCCGGAGAACAACTTCATCGCCCAGCAGGTGCTCCCGCTCGTCAACACGGACACCGTCAGCGCGGAGGCGCAGGAGGTCCTGAACAAGGTCTCGGCGCAGCTGACCACCGAGGACCTGCTCTCGCTGAACCGTGAGGTCAGCGGTTCCGAGAAGCGCAACCCGGCGGACGCGGCGGCCGACTGGCTCGCGGAGAAGGGTCTCGCGGGCTGA
- a CDS encoding ABC transporter ATP-binding protein: protein MIEFRNVTKTYDGGRPAVEDLSMEIDRGRITVFVGPSGCGKTTSLRMINRMVEPTTGQILLDGQDIGRQRAAELRRSMGYVMQSSGLLPHRTVLDNIATVPRLNGVGKAEARRRARELLDVVGLASDLGRRYPAQLSGGQQQRVGVARALAADPPVLLMDEPFSAVDPVVRAELQEELLRLQRDLAKTIVFVTHDIDEATILGDKVAVFAVGGRLAQFAAPEEILRAPVDDFVAGFVGRDRGFRHLSFQEGDGVTIHPVETIDAEHLADPTVPVHSPWTLLVDADGRPHGWIPQATRASITRQAEAVPGGSLYTRGDSLRRALDAALSSPSGLGVTIDDDGRAVGVVRAAEVFELIEAARLGRGRVQHDTAV, encoded by the coding sequence ATGATCGAGTTCCGCAACGTCACCAAGACCTACGACGGCGGACGCCCCGCGGTCGAGGACCTCTCGATGGAGATCGACCGCGGTCGGATCACCGTCTTCGTGGGCCCCTCCGGCTGCGGCAAGACCACCTCCCTGCGGATGATCAACCGCATGGTGGAACCGACCACCGGGCAGATCCTCCTCGACGGACAGGACATCGGCCGGCAGAGGGCCGCAGAACTCCGCCGCTCCATGGGGTACGTCATGCAGTCCTCCGGGCTCCTGCCGCACCGGACCGTCCTCGACAACATCGCGACCGTGCCCCGCCTCAACGGCGTCGGGAAGGCGGAGGCCCGCCGGCGTGCGCGCGAACTGCTCGACGTCGTCGGGCTCGCCTCCGACCTCGGCCGCCGGTACCCCGCGCAGCTCTCGGGCGGCCAGCAGCAGCGCGTCGGCGTGGCCCGGGCCCTCGCGGCGGACCCGCCCGTGCTCCTCATGGACGAGCCGTTCAGTGCTGTGGACCCCGTGGTCCGCGCCGAACTGCAGGAGGAACTGCTGCGCCTGCAGCGCGACCTCGCGAAGACCATCGTCTTCGTCACGCACGACATCGACGAGGCGACCATCCTCGGGGACAAGGTGGCGGTGTTCGCCGTCGGGGGGCGCCTCGCGCAGTTCGCCGCTCCCGAGGAGATCCTCCGGGCGCCCGTGGACGACTTCGTCGCCGGCTTCGTCGGACGCGACCGCGGTTTCCGGCACCTCTCCTTCCAGGAGGGCGACGGAGTCACCATCCACCCCGTCGAGACCATCGACGCGGAGCACCTCGCCGACCCGACCGTCCCCGTGCACTCGCCGTGGACCCTCCTCGTCGACGCCGACGGGCGCCCGCACGGCTGGATCCCGCAGGCCACGCGCGCGAGCATCACCCGCCAGGCGGAGGCTGTACCCGGCGGCTCGCTGTACACGCGGGGCGACTCACTGCGCCGCGCGCTCGATGCCGCACTGTCCTCGCCCTCGGGCCTCGGCGTGACGATCGACGACGACGGACGCGCCGTCGGCGTCGTCCGGGCCGCCGAGGTCTTCGAGCTCATCGAAGCCGCGAGGCTCGGCCGGGGCCGCGTCCAGCACGACACGGCGGTCTGA
- a CDS encoding VOC family protein — MDWKIELIGVPVSDVDRSIAFYRDQAGFVLDHDTRVSEDIRFVQLTPPGSACSIAFGEGISDMAPGSLRGIQVVVADAAQARAELVGRGVEATEVDEQPWGRFVYFADPDGNAWALQELPDRR; from the coding sequence ATGGACTGGAAGATCGAACTCATCGGCGTACCCGTCAGCGACGTGGACCGTTCCATCGCGTTCTACCGCGACCAGGCGGGGTTCGTCCTCGACCACGACACCCGCGTGAGCGAGGACATCCGGTTCGTGCAGTTGACGCCGCCCGGGTCGGCCTGCTCGATCGCGTTCGGCGAGGGCATCAGCGACATGGCACCGGGTTCGCTGCGCGGCATCCAGGTGGTCGTGGCCGACGCAGCCCAGGCGCGGGCCGAACTCGTCGGACGCGGGGTGGAGGCCACGGAGGTCGACGAGCAGCCATGGGGGAGGTTCGTCTACTTCGCGGACCCCGACGGCAACGCGTGGGCGCTGCAGGAACTGCCCGACCGGAGGTGA
- a CDS encoding ABC transporter permease translates to MDWFLSNLDFIWLHTRLHLFQAIVPLVLGVLVAVPMAQLARLNRVVGSVLLTGSSILYTIPSLAMFVFLPVILGTKVIDPVNVIVALSVYAFSLLVRSTLDALDSIDDGVRQAAIAMGYMPVRRFLTVDLPLSLPVLFAGLRVVSVTNISLVSVGALIGVPSLGTLFTDGLFRSFPTEIAVGIAIILLLALVLDLVLVFTERLLTPWTRKARAGGSRGSGPAADAVALDAKVAGA, encoded by the coding sequence GTGGACTGGTTCCTCTCCAACCTCGACTTCATCTGGCTGCACACGCGCCTGCACCTGTTCCAGGCGATCGTGCCGCTGGTCCTCGGCGTCCTCGTCGCGGTGCCGATGGCCCAGCTCGCCCGGCTCAACCGGGTGGTCGGGTCGGTGCTGCTGACGGGGTCCTCGATCCTCTACACCATCCCGTCGCTGGCCATGTTCGTGTTCCTTCCCGTGATCCTCGGGACCAAGGTGATCGATCCCGTCAACGTGATCGTGGCGCTGTCCGTCTACGCGTTCTCCCTGCTCGTCCGGTCCACGCTCGACGCCCTCGACTCGATCGACGACGGCGTCCGCCAGGCGGCGATCGCCATGGGGTACATGCCCGTGCGCCGGTTCCTGACGGTGGACCTGCCGCTCTCGCTCCCTGTGCTGTTCGCGGGCCTGCGCGTGGTGTCGGTCACCAACATCTCGCTCGTCAGCGTCGGCGCCCTCATCGGGGTCCCGAGCCTCGGGACCCTGTTCACCGACGGCCTGTTCCGGTCCTTCCCGACGGAGATCGCCGTCGGGATCGCGATCATCCTCCTGCTGGCCCTCGTCCTCGACCTGGTCCTCGTGTTCACCGAGCGGCTGCTCACCCCGTGGACGCGGAAGGCACGTGCCGGCGGCTCCCGCGGGTCGGGGCCTGCCGCCGACGCTGTCGCGCTCGACGCGAAGGTGGCGGGCGCCTGA
- a CDS encoding 4-hydroxy-3-methylbut-2-enyl diphosphate reductase: MTSTTVQVPMPTIPRRRRSPEDVLAAAPVAGAKKVLLAAPRGYCAGVDRAVIAVEKALEHYGPPVYVRKQIVHNLHVVSTLEAKGAVFVDETDEVPEGALVVFSAHGVSPAVVQSAEDRGLRTIDATCPLVTKVHKEAQRFARDDFDILLIGHEGHEEVEGTAGEAPDHIQIVNGPEDVDKVQVRDPERLIWLSQTTLSVDETMLTVNLLKERFPTLQDPPSDDICYATSNRQAAIKKIAPGSDLVIVVGSANSSNSVRLVEVALEYGAKAAHRVDFANEVDESWFEGVATVGISSGASVPENLVQDVLRLLADYGYGEVEEVVTAQEDIIFSLPKEIRAALKAMGDSTPTVGGRGPRQDRSNLN, encoded by the coding sequence ATGACCAGTACCACCGTTCAGGTCCCCATGCCCACCATCCCGCGCAGGCGTCGCTCACCCGAGGACGTGCTCGCCGCCGCGCCGGTGGCCGGGGCGAAGAAGGTACTGCTCGCAGCCCCTCGCGGCTACTGCGCCGGCGTGGACCGCGCGGTCATCGCCGTCGAGAAGGCGCTCGAGCACTATGGCCCGCCCGTGTACGTGCGCAAGCAGATCGTCCACAACCTGCACGTCGTGTCGACGCTCGAGGCGAAGGGCGCCGTCTTCGTCGACGAGACCGACGAGGTTCCCGAGGGCGCGCTCGTCGTCTTCTCCGCGCACGGCGTGTCGCCCGCCGTCGTGCAGTCCGCCGAGGACCGCGGACTGCGCACCATCGACGCCACCTGCCCCCTCGTCACGAAGGTGCACAAGGAGGCCCAGCGCTTCGCCCGGGACGACTTCGACATCCTCCTGATCGGCCACGAGGGCCATGAGGAGGTGGAGGGCACCGCCGGGGAGGCGCCCGACCACATCCAGATCGTCAACGGCCCCGAGGACGTCGACAAGGTGCAGGTGCGAGACCCCGAGCGGCTCATCTGGCTCTCCCAGACCACCCTCAGCGTCGACGAGACGATGCTGACCGTGAACCTGCTCAAGGAACGCTTCCCCACGCTGCAGGACCCGCCCAGCGACGACATCTGCTACGCCACGTCCAACCGGCAGGCGGCGATCAAGAAGATCGCACCCGGCTCCGACCTCGTCATCGTGGTGGGCTCCGCCAACTCCTCGAACTCGGTCCGCCTGGTGGAGGTCGCGCTCGAGTACGGCGCGAAGGCCGCGCACCGCGTCGACTTCGCCAACGAGGTGGACGAGTCGTGGTTCGAGGGCGTCGCCACGGTCGGCATCTCCTCCGGAGCCTCCGTCCCGGAGAACCTCGTCCAGGACGTGCTCCGGCTCCTCGCCGACTACGGGTACGGCGAGGTGGAGGAAGTGGTGACGGCGCAGGAGGACATCATCTTCTCCCTGCCCAAGGAGATCCGCGCCGCACTGAAGGCCATGGGTGACTCCACCCCCACCGTCGGCGGTCGGGGCCCGCGGCAGGACCGCTCGAATCTCAACTGA
- a CDS encoding exodeoxyribonuclease VII small subunit, with amino-acid sequence MTDKTTEAAQHSEIEALSYERAREELVAVVSRLEAGGVSLEESLALWERGEALADRCEAWLEGAKARLAAARDKAEGQ; translated from the coding sequence ATGACGGACAAGACCACCGAGGCAGCCCAGCACTCCGAGATCGAGGCGCTGTCCTACGAGCGCGCCCGGGAGGAACTCGTCGCCGTCGTGTCACGGCTCGAGGCCGGAGGCGTGAGCCTCGAGGAATCGCTCGCACTGTGGGAGCGCGGTGAGGCCCTGGCGGACCGCTGCGAGGCGTGGCTCGAGGGCGCGAAGGCCAGGCTGGCGGCGGCGCGGGATAAGGCCGAGGGCCAGTAG
- the xseA gene encoding exodeoxyribonuclease VII large subunit, translated as MTSEGTRTQAADATGPARQATTIPATAAETSPDAPWPLHLLSEKLKAHIERAPAAWVEGQVIELNRRASMCYITLRDVDSEVSLSLSVYGSVMERVSGPLDRGSRVVARLKPDFWVKTGRLSMQTIDIRPVGIGDLLARIERLRQALAAEGLFAASRKKPLPLLPHRIGLITGRDSDAMKDVMRNAALRWPAVEFEVREVAVQGVSSVAQVSAALAALDADPRVDVIIIARGGGALEDLLPFSDESLVRAVGRVTTPVVSAIGHEADRPLLDEVADLRASTPTDAAKRVVPDVSEELARIRQARAALERSIRVLVHRESESLANLRSRPSLAKPEGMIDVREADVERLRSRALRSVSALVERDADTVHHLRERVRSLSPQKTLDRGYAVVQRSDGHVVREPDDIGTGDELRIRVAGGQFAATVQTEPGTATGRENRKKPE; from the coding sequence ATGACGAGCGAGGGAACGCGGACGCAGGCCGCGGACGCCACCGGCCCTGCCCGGCAGGCGACGACCATCCCCGCGACAGCGGCGGAGACCTCCCCCGATGCGCCGTGGCCGCTGCACCTGCTGTCCGAGAAGCTCAAGGCGCACATCGAGCGCGCCCCCGCCGCGTGGGTCGAAGGGCAGGTCATCGAGCTGAACCGGCGCGCGAGCATGTGCTACATCACCCTGCGTGACGTCGACTCGGAGGTCTCGCTCTCGCTGTCGGTCTACGGCTCGGTGATGGAGCGGGTGTCCGGCCCCCTGGACCGCGGGTCGCGGGTCGTCGCCCGCCTCAAGCCGGATTTCTGGGTCAAGACGGGACGACTGTCGATGCAGACCATCGACATCCGGCCCGTGGGTATCGGGGACCTCCTCGCGCGGATCGAACGCCTGCGGCAGGCACTGGCAGCCGAAGGACTGTTCGCGGCGTCCCGCAAGAAGCCGCTGCCGTTGCTCCCCCACCGGATCGGGCTCATCACCGGCCGGGATTCCGACGCCATGAAGGACGTGATGCGGAACGCGGCGCTGCGCTGGCCCGCCGTGGAGTTCGAGGTGCGCGAGGTGGCCGTCCAGGGCGTGAGCAGCGTCGCCCAGGTCTCCGCGGCCCTCGCCGCACTCGACGCCGATCCGCGGGTCGACGTCATCATCATCGCGCGCGGAGGCGGGGCGCTGGAGGACCTCCTGCCCTTCAGCGACGAATCACTCGTGCGGGCCGTCGGACGGGTGACGACGCCCGTGGTCAGCGCCATCGGGCACGAGGCGGACCGTCCCCTGCTCGACGAGGTGGCCGATCTGCGGGCCTCGACGCCCACGGACGCGGCGAAGCGCGTGGTCCCGGACGTCTCCGAGGAGCTCGCGCGGATCCGGCAGGCTCGGGCCGCGCTCGAGCGCTCGATCCGGGTCCTCGTGCACCGCGAGAGCGAGAGCCTGGCCAACCTGCGCTCCCGTCCGTCGCTCGCGAAGCCGGAGGGGATGATCGATGTACGCGAGGCGGACGTCGAGCGCCTCCGCTCCCGTGCACTGCGTTCGGTTTCCGCCCTGGTGGAGCGCGACGCCGACACGGTCCACCACCTGCGGGAGCGCGTGCGGTCACTGTCCCCGCAGAAGACCCTCGACCGCGGCTACGCCGTCGTCCAGCGCTCCGACGGGCACGTGGTCCGGGAGCCCGACGACATCGGCACCGGTGACGAACTGAGGATCCGGGTCGCCGGAGGGCAGTTCGCGGCCACCGTCCAGACAGAACCAGGCACGGCCACGGGCCGCGAGAACAGGAAGAAGCCGGAATGA
- a CDS encoding ABC transporter permease, with the protein MDYSSTNLFVQMWEWLTAPANWEGDRGIPTRIVEHLGFTGLTLLIALAIAVPVGLYVGHTGRGRVVIVSGVGILRALPTLGMVFLFTLLAGLGLMPPIWALVLLAVPPLLSGIYAGIASVDRTVVDAARSMGMGELQILLRVEVPNGLQVILGGVRAAVLQVIATAAVVAFINLGGLGVFLVEGTQLADYGRLFGGAVVITVLAIAVDLLLGLVQRLAIPPGLRATGSQKTRDSGRQKAVAGAQGGTP; encoded by the coding sequence ATGGACTACTCGAGCACCAACCTCTTCGTGCAGATGTGGGAGTGGCTCACCGCGCCCGCGAACTGGGAGGGCGACCGCGGGATCCCCACGCGCATCGTCGAGCACCTCGGCTTCACCGGGCTGACCCTGCTGATCGCGCTCGCGATCGCCGTACCGGTCGGCCTGTACGTCGGCCACACGGGCCGCGGGCGCGTCGTCATCGTCTCCGGCGTCGGCATCCTGCGCGCCCTGCCCACCCTCGGCATGGTGTTCCTGTTCACGCTGCTCGCCGGGCTCGGGCTGATGCCCCCCATCTGGGCGCTCGTGCTGCTGGCCGTCCCACCCCTGCTGAGCGGGATCTACGCGGGCATCGCATCGGTGGACCGCACCGTCGTGGACGCCGCGCGCAGCATGGGCATGGGCGAACTGCAGATCCTTCTCCGGGTCGAGGTGCCCAACGGCCTGCAGGTCATCCTCGGAGGGGTGCGCGCCGCTGTGCTGCAGGTCATCGCGACCGCGGCCGTCGTCGCCTTCATCAACCTCGGCGGGCTCGGGGTGTTCCTCGTCGAGGGCACCCAGCTCGCCGACTACGGGCGCCTCTTCGGCGGCGCCGTCGTCATCACCGTCCTCGCGATCGCCGTCGATCTGCTCCTGGGCCTGGTGCAGCGACTCGCCATCCCACCGGGCCTCCGGGCAACCGGCTCACAGAAAACCAGAGATTCCGGCCGGCAGAAGGCCGTCGCCGGAGCACAAGGAGGAACACCATGA